From the Rattus norvegicus strain BN/NHsdMcwi chromosome 15, GRCr8, whole genome shotgun sequence genome, the window ttgtttgtttgtttgtttgtttgtttgttgagagagGTCTCATGTAGCTCTGGCTCGTGTCAGACCGAGCTGAggagactgactttgaactcctgatctttctgcctcttgagtgcacAAGTGCGCACCACCATGTCTGACAGGCCCGTGTCCGTTCATTTCACAGCCACTCACTGTCAATTCCAAGCAGGCTGCTGGGaggctgtgaaaaaaaaaaaaaaactaactaggAAATCTTGGAATCCAAGAAGCCCTCCAGGCCAAATGGGCACACAGACTGCTGACTTGGCAGTTCTGTAGACTCACCAAGATGTAGAGGTGCCACAAGTGGGCTCAGTTACTACGCCTGGAGGACTCTGGGAAGGCTCCTTAGGGCAGGCCGCATGTAGCTTGGTAAAGGAAGGGGAAGGTGCAGGGTGCGTTCTAGAAACCAGGCCAAACACCAATCTGCAGGTAAGAAGTCTCCCGGTCTGCTAGCAGGGTGGTGAGCTAGTTTGGTTCTTTGTGTCAGGAGGAGGGTGGTAaagactgaggaagaggaggaggaagatccGTCCGGCCTCCCGAAAGCCTAAAACGACAAGAGTGTAATGGTCTTACCCACATGCCAGCCATAGTTCCAGGAAGACACCATCGGGTACTTGTACTTCTTCTCTGGTATCAGTTGATGCCGCTCCTTGAGGTACAAGATCCTGCCCTGGCCCTCATGGGAGATGCCTTGGAACAGCAGCTTCAAGGTGGCCGGGTTGGGAGGCTTCATCTCTAAGTCCTCTGGCCTGCCCTGGGCTGCTGTGTACTGAACACCTTGTCTGGTCTGCCTCACTCCACTTCCCTGGACCCTACTGGCCTCTGGCCATTCTGCTTGCGCCTTTTTTCTGACAGGGGAACCTGTGGGAGGCACCGGGCCTGCTTTCAAGACTGACCCACGGGGGGCCTGCAGGGACTGATTCCTGGTCTTGGACCCATCTTTCAGGTACTTGTGTCCATATCGGATATTCCAGGTAGTCCGAGCAACCACCTCCTTCTTTATTCGCTCCTCCCAGAAGGCCTTGTTCGAGGTGTTTAACAGGTCCCTCATGTTAGGGTGcccaggggagggaaggaagattgTTCCTCCTGAAGTTCAGCAGTCTGTTTGGATGGCTGGTATCTGTCTCCAAGGAAACGCGTAGCCAATGAGAGTCAAGTTGCCAGGGCTGCTAGAGAGGAGGGGGTGGGATGGTAAGGGGACTAGGGTCACCTATTGGTGGGCCAGGCCAGGTCAagtaggaagagaaagcagagccatGGGCCAGTGAAATAGCTCTGTGGGTGAGGGTTCTGCCATGGAAGCCCAATGGCCTGGGTTCCATCCTGGAACACAGAGTGAAAAGAGAGTTCAGACTCCcaaaagctgccctctgacctctataggTGTGTCTTACACTCACTTATGTCACagctctcatatacacacatacacaaacacacatgtatacacacacacacacacacacacacacacacacgtaaatgacaaatttaaagaaagagagcAGAGTCTGGCCATGACCCTCCCAGGGTAACAAGTGTTTGTCGAGGGAGTCCCACTCTCTTCCAGGGTGTCATATGCTGAGTGTTCCCAAGGGAATAGAGGAGCTGCTGCCCCTCTTCCACACAGCAGATCCTGAAGTCACCTGCTATATACCAGACACCCACATGGACCCACAGAAGGTCCAGTGTCTACCCTCAAGAAGCTTGGGCGCGTGGCTAAGGGGCTTGTCCTGATAATTCTGTGTGTGGCCTCACTCCCCAGAGGCTCGACCCTGTCACTGTCTAGTAGCAGCTTGTGTGGACACAGGACAGTTGTAGGGATAAGCTTTAGCATTCGGAGAATGGTATGTTATTTCACGTGTGTAAAGCACCGGGGTAGAGTCTGGTTTGTGGGGCAACCTCCATCATCAATGTCAGGTGGAATTTAACATGGGCCTGTTGGGAACTGGGGTGCGATGCTATGCTCTAAGGCCTTAGGTTATCTCCAGGCTCATGACGCCCTTCCCAGGTGCAGAAATGAAGGTATAGGCGAATTCTTATCACCCACTGCTGGTATGTGGAGGCTCACACCTGCTTCCACAAGGCTGGGCTCTTTCCAGTTTTCACACGCTTGCCTGGCAAGCCACAGGGCTGGGGCTGAGATCTAGACCTGAAATTGTTGCACCTGACACACTGCTTAAATCCTCACACACTGGGCCATTCTGTATTCAGACAGCGGGGCCCAGAGACAGAATGTCTGCCAGACTTCCCTCTCTGAGAACACCCTGCCCGGGTTTAGCTGGACCCAAGGAATGTGCCCCACCTCAGTGGTGACTGGGCGAGGCCACACATCCTGGTGGTGTGGAAGGGTGGGCGGGTGGTCAGACAGAGGGGGAAACACTGGCAATAAAAGGCCGGTAAGAGTCTTTGTCCTGGGGAGAGATAAACAAGtccaaagctcaaagcaccctAAGATCCGTGCCACAAGTCAGGCTTGTAAATTCTGGTCTCCTGGCTGCCTTGAGAATGTTGAGGAAAAGGGGTGTGAGGGGTGGGCCCCTAAATTCCATGTACACGAGCCAGTCCCCACAGCCTTGGGGGCCCAGACAAAGCAGAGAAGGATCTTTTGTTGGCAAGGACCTTTCCCACCACACATTTGGCCAAATCTTTAGGAAAAGGgcaaaggaaaaggaagctgaATCCAGCTCGTGGTGCACCTCCAGTTTTAACActtgtaagaaagaaaaatagtaaattttATTAGGCGATGCCCACATTGTTTTTTGACCTAGGTCTCTCATGTGGTTTGAAACTTGTCAATTAAGTGAGGCTGGCAGGCCAAGGAAGCCCAAGGACACAGCTGTGGCACCTTCTCAGCCCCAGGACCTCAGGTGGATGCTTTTATGCTTGGTCTTTTCATATGGTGCAGGGGATGAAACACGGGGGGCTGGGGGGGATTGCTGTATTAATTCCcaattctcttcctctctcacttaGGTACAGTTTTCAGGGtggagctgggggcgtggctcaagGGTAGAGTATTTCTATTAGATTTGCtcaccaattaaaaaagaaaaacaaaccccaaaccaaccaagCCCAAACCAGAATACCCCACCTCCTCAGTGTTGGCTTTGCAGGCtgtaaaaaaacaaacctaaggAACAAGATTCGAACACCCATTTCCCCTTAACCCTTTCGGTGTTTTTCATTCTGTCGAGCTGAGTCGctttggctgtcttagaactagctctgtagaccaggctggcat encodes:
- the Atp6v1fnbl gene encoding uncharacterized protein LOC108353015 produces the protein MRDLLNTSNKAFWEERIKKEVVARTTWNIRYGHKYLKDGSKTRNQSLQAPRGSVLKAGPVPPTGSPVRKKAQAEWPEASRVQGSGVRQTRQGVQYTAAQGRPEDLEMKPPNPATLKLLFQGISHEGQGRILYLKERHQLIPEKKYKYPMVSSWNYGWHVGDVMKNYRTPTHARIYPITKSFYIKSSIFPIPRRSDDIM
- the Atp6v1fnbl gene encoding uncharacterized protein LOC108353015 isoform X1, giving the protein MRDLLNTSNKAFWEERIKKEVVARTTWNIRYGHKYLKDGSKTRNQSLQAPRGSVLKAGPVPPTGSPVRKKAQAEWPEASRVQGSGVRQTRQGVQYTAAQGRPEDLEMKPPNPATLKLLFQGISHEGQGRILYLKERHQLIPEKKYKYPMVSSWNYGWHGMS